One genomic window of Deltaproteobacteria bacterium includes the following:
- a CDS encoding tetratricopeptide repeat protein has translation MIRKGRGKEDQPKQFPPTVVLFVFCLLAGFIYSNVFFSPFLFDDTSNIEGNPQIRSLANFLNPAGTRYVGFLSFALNYAAGGLNVFGYHLVNVLIHVANGFLVYVLILLLLRLPAGSLEGSSINHRPSTIDHQRSFSPIALLAALLFLVHPVQTQAVTYIVQRFASLVTLFYLLAVVCYLKWRLSQTIGPGGPIRLIYFFASLLSTLLAMKTKENSFTLPLMILLVELIFFRGIRGASKAPSSGPPKAESLPLNGPSGLVQWLALVPFLLTLLIVPLSYHEPSMEERGAGPPLDIPPLGRLEYFFTQCRVIVTYLRLLVFPVHQSLDYDYPVYHSFFQPAVLVSFVFLLGLVAWAVRHIGRTGPIRLIVFGIFWFFLTVSFESSIFPIKDVINEHRVYLPSVGFFLVAGFLTASAWGRWKKIRVPIILLILMVIGGFSVAAHRRNGVWRDPVTLWEDVVQKAPRKARGRQNLGIAYRDQGRVDEAIAEYQTALRLHPEYPAMIYDNLGVAYKMKGAVSEAMRAYQTALRLNPNDAGVHSNLGVAYQDEGRMEEAIAEYRTALRLKPDFVEVHYNLGSAYFNRGMFQEARAEFEEALKIRPDFEKAREALDSLDKGVQ, from the coding sequence ATGATTCGCAAAGGCCGCGGTAAAGAAGATCAACCGAAGCAATTCCCGCCAACAGTTGTCCTGTTTGTTTTTTGCCTTTTAGCCGGGTTTATCTACTCGAACGTCTTTTTCTCCCCTTTCCTTTTTGATGACACGAGCAATATCGAGGGGAATCCGCAGATCAGGAGTTTGGCCAATTTTCTGAATCCGGCCGGAACCCGGTATGTCGGTTTTTTGTCTTTTGCCCTGAATTACGCGGCGGGGGGATTGAACGTTTTCGGCTATCACCTTGTTAATGTTCTGATCCATGTCGCCAACGGGTTTTTGGTTTATGTTCTCATCCTGCTTCTCTTGCGCCTGCCCGCCGGCAGTTTGGAGGGATCTTCCATCAACCATCGACCATCGACCATCGACCATCAACGATCTTTTTCCCCAATAGCCCTTCTCGCCGCTCTCCTGTTCCTCGTCCACCCCGTTCAGACGCAGGCGGTTACCTACATCGTCCAGCGCTTCGCCTCGTTGGTGACTCTGTTTTATCTGTTGGCGGTGGTTTGTTATTTGAAGTGGCGGCTCTCCCAGACTATAGGTCCTGGAGGACCCATAAGACTTATATACTTTTTTGCCTCTCTCCTCTCCACCCTCCTCGCCATGAAAACCAAGGAGAACAGTTTTACCCTTCCGTTGATGATCCTATTGGTGGAATTGATTTTCTTTCGTGGCATTAGAGGGGCCAGCAAAGCCCCCTCCAGTGGTCCGCCTAAGGCGGAGAGCCTCCCCCTCAACGGCCCTTCGGGCTTGGTTCAATGGCTGGCCCTTGTCCCCTTTCTTTTGACCCTTCTTATTGTTCCTTTGTCCTATCACGAGCCGTCAATGGAGGAAAGGGGGGCGGGGCCGCCCCTGGATATCCCCCCATTGGGCCGGCTGGAATATTTTTTCACGCAGTGCCGAGTGATTGTGACCTATCTGCGTCTTCTTGTTTTTCCCGTTCACCAGAGCCTTGACTACGACTATCCGGTTTATCATTCTTTTTTTCAGCCGGCGGTGTTGGTGTCGTTTGTTTTTTTGCTGGGGCTTGTTGCTTGGGCAGTAAGACATATAGGTCGTACAGGTCCTATTCGACTTATTGTTTTCGGCATTTTCTGGTTCTTTTTGACCGTGTCCTTCGAATCGTCGATTTTTCCCATCAAGGATGTCATCAACGAGCATCGGGTTTATCTTCCGAGCGTCGGTTTTTTTCTTGTCGCGGGTTTTCTGACGGCATCAGCCTGGGGACGGTGGAAAAAAATCAGAGTTCCGATTATCCTGTTGATTCTGATGGTCATCGGCGGATTTTCCGTTGCGGCTCATCGACGGAACGGGGTTTGGCGGGATCCGGTGACGCTGTGGGAGGATGTGGTGCAAAAGGCGCCCCGGAAGGCAAGGGGGCGCCAAAATCTTGGAATTGCCTACCGCGATCAGGGGCGCGTGGATGAGGCGATTGCCGAGTATCAGACCGCGCTCCGATTACATCCGGAATATCCCGCCATGATTTACGATAATCTCGGCGTGGCCTACAAAATGAAGGGGGCTGTTTCCGAGGCAATGCGGGCCTATCAAACCGCCCTCCGGTTAAACCCCAATGATGCCGGCGTTCACAGCAACCTGGGTGTCGCCTACCAGGACGAAGGGCGCATGGAAGAGGCGATTGCCGAGTATCGGACCGCGCTCCGGCTGAAGCCCGATTTTGTGGAGGTTCACTACAATCTCGGTTCGGCCTACTTTAACCGGGGGATGTTTCAGGAGGCCCGCGCCGAATTTGAAGAGGCGCTGAAGATCAGGCCCGATTTCGAAAAGGCCCGCGAGGCGCTTGACTCTCTTGATAAAGGGGTCCAATGA
- a CDS encoding response regulator transcription factor: MSTILIIEDDESILTGLVDNLSMEGYRTRTARDGKAGLQMAEEGGADLIILDIMMPGMDGFQICRHLRGKGNRTPIIVLSARGQEADKVLGLELGADDYITKPFSPQELMMRVKAVLRRTSAPEPEAVAFGNLKFDFKRYEVTKEEKLLKLTANEFTILKLLVRTPEQPVSRHKILAEIWGEGANSRTVDTHIWSLREKLEDDPSHPVHIVTVQRIGYKFVP, from the coding sequence ATGTCAACCATCCTTATTATTGAAGACGATGAAAGCATCCTGACCGGCCTGGTGGACAATCTTTCCATGGAGGGGTACCGGACAAGGACGGCGCGCGACGGGAAGGCAGGCCTGCAAATGGCGGAAGAGGGAGGGGCGGATCTGATCATCCTCGATATCATGATGCCGGGAATGGACGGGTTTCAGATCTGCCGGCACTTGAGGGGGAAAGGGAACCGGACGCCGATCATCGTCTTGAGCGCCCGGGGCCAGGAGGCGGACAAGGTGCTGGGGCTGGAGCTGGGGGCCGACGACTACATCACCAAACCCTTTTCCCCGCAGGAGCTGATGATGCGCGTCAAGGCGGTCTTGAGGAGGACATCGGCCCCCGAACCGGAGGCGGTGGCCTTCGGAAATCTGAAGTTCGATTTCAAGCGGTACGAGGTGACCAAGGAGGAAAAACTGCTGAAGTTGACCGCCAACGAGTTCACGATTTTGAAGCTCCTCGTTCGCACCCCGGAACAACCGGTTTCCCGGCACAAGATTCTGGCCGAAATCTGGGGGGAGGGGGCCAATTCGCGGACGGTGGATACGCACATCTGGAGTCTGCGCGAGAAACTGGAGGATGATCCCTCGCATCCCGTTCATATCGTGACGGTGCAAAGGATCGGTTACAAGTTTGTTCCATAA